A stretch of Mus caroli chromosome 5, CAROLI_EIJ_v1.1, whole genome shotgun sequence DNA encodes these proteins:
- the Odaph gene encoding odontogenesis associated phosphoprotein — MAPAFHVSWLLVSWLVVTTAEGQDVVTPPGGSQNNAKPTDCQIFTLTPPPTTRNLVTRAQPIPRTPTFSFPPRGPGFYPRFPFLLPNTRRFQFWPFYWPRGRLIPWRLFLRRQHQSGSSSEESREN; from the exons atggctccagctttcCATGTCTCCTGGTTACTGGTCAGCTGGTTGGTGGTAACTACAGCAGAAG GACAAGATGTAGTCACCCCTCCTGGCGGCTCACAAAATAACGCAAAGCCTACAGACTGCCAGATCTTCACACTCACTCCTCCGCCCACCACAAGGAATCTGGTAACAAGGGCCCAGCCCATCCCAAGAACACCCACGTTTTCTTTTCCACCAAGGGGGCCCGGCTTCTACCCGAggttccctttcctccttccaaacacCCGTCGCTTCCAGTTCTGGCCTTTCTACTGGCCGCGAGGTAGACTGATCCCTTGGAGATTGTTCCTTAGAAGACAGCACCAGAGCGGAAGCTCATCTGAGGAGAGCAGGGAGAACTGA